A stretch of DNA from Equus asinus isolate D_3611 breed Donkey chromosome 20, EquAss-T2T_v2, whole genome shotgun sequence:
ttgtcagtggtgttgtaggtgcaccccttctttaaaaatattctcaaattaattttattagtaaCAAGGTGTCACAGGTTCAGTTCCTTgtgaagcagactctgagatgtGATTTGTATGTAGGATGTTTATCAGGCAGTGCTCCTGAAATCAACACATGTGGAAAGGTATACGTGTAGTTGAATTCTTGAAATTTCCCTAGTGATAGGAGTGATTTTGTATTCATGGTGGCCCCTGGTGAAACATACCTGATAGTTTATGCTAATAAGAATACTCAGAATGGGTGTTGGCCATGCCAAAAAGATCACTCACATGATTAAAGGGTTGGAGCTTTGCACCAAGTGATATCAGCCCAATGTCCTGGGAGGGAGGCTGGAAATTGAGTTCAACCATAAGGGCAATAATTCAACTAATTGTGTCTATGTAATGAAGGCTCCATAAAAATTCTGGACTTTGAAACTCAGGTGAGCTATCTGGTTTCAATACTCTCTGAGTATTGTCACACATCATAGCCAGGAGGAGGTAATGGGTCTGGGGTCTAGATTCCACAGGGACAGACAAGAACCTTTACATATAGGACCCTCCAGATTCTgccctgtgtgtctcttcctTTGGCTGATTCTAATTTGTATCCTTTTGCTATAACAAAACTGTCATCATAAGCACaacactttcctgagttctgtgagtcattcttaTGCATTATAAAACCTGAGGGAGTCCTCTTAGTTTGAATCATTCGAGCAAATTATTGAATGTGAGGGAGTCTCTGAATTTGTAGCCAACTGGTATGAAGTAGGGGTATCCATGGGAAACCCTGAACTTGTGGCTAGTTTCTGAAATGAAGAGAGTCTTGTGGGGACTGTTCCTTCAGACTTTGTACTTTGGAAAACTCTGTAGGAAGGAACGGCAGTGGAAAAAGTCAAGCCAAGTTGAAATCGATCAAAGGCCCCCTAAAACCGcaagggagctctggagctaggATCATCCTTTGGAGTTGTCTGGAATTGGGACAAAGGGGCAAAATGTTTATACCCCTGCATCAGTCATTGGATATGGGCTGCCCCAGGAAGATGGCATGACCTTGGTTAAGGTGGTTCTCTTCAGCTGAGGCAGATCCCTGTAGGACTTAACTGCTGAGGACTGAGTAACACACCAAACATTTGGAGCAACATGTCCCTCATTCCTGACAAgacattttttttatattgtgcgaaaataacataacatttaccatcataaccatttttaagtatacagttctgtggcattaagtacattcacattgttgtgcaaacatcaccaccatccatctccagaactcttttcatctcatAAAATTGAAACTCTGACCCCAGAAACACTgactcctcatcctcctcctctaaCCTCTGGCacccatcattctactttctgtctctatgaatgtgACTCCTCTAGGGAACTCCTAGGACTAGAATCAGAAAGTGTTTGTTTCTGACTATGTAATATGACTGAGGAGACTTTAGATGGAATGGGAAGGAGGCTTATCAGGAAAATTGGCAATTGCCTTTGCTCTGGTAGGTCCTCTCACATCTTCTCCTTGGGAATCACACATCCCAGTTAGCCTAGGAAAGTCCCAGTTGATAACTATTTATTCAAAATTAGTATTAATAGTGTCCCATTTCAATTTCAAAATACTACCCTGGTTTGCAAAGGAAATTAAATACTCACCCTACTTGTTCAAGAATCTAACTGAGATCATTAAGGAGCAAAAATATTGTAGATGTCTTGGTCCTTAAGGTAGGTTTTAGATCCtcctaaaatatagaaaaaaatcatgggACAAATATagaaacaataaataacaagAAGGAGAGAGCTATGATTATTTTGTAACGATAGAAACAAGATTCCTCATGGCCAAGTGTCCTGGAAAATGCTAAAGGAAAGTGAGAAGGGTATAGTGATGTCTGATGCATAATCCTGCAGGGGCTATGACTTAAGGAGGGAGTCCAAAATAATCTCCCAAATCCATGAGAGAGATACTAAGAGGGAAAATTGtgtaaaaaagaaagcagatagaTGAGtgggtatatatacatattatgtgACTGAAGATTCAGCATTCCTCATTGTGCGTGTTTGGTTTTGCTGCCTTTTCCAGTCCTATGAACAAAAAAAGTTAGCACAGATATTGAGCTTAGGCTattctgctgacaatcctccacAAGGAATTCTTGATGTCTGtattcctcaggctgtagatgaaggggttcagcatgggaGTGACCACAGTATACATCACCGAGGCCACTGCTTCCTTCCTCAGAGAAGATGAGACAGTGGAACTGAGGTGCACTCCAAGGCCTGTTccataaaataagcaaacaactgacaggtgagagccacaggtggagaaggctttgtaCTTCCCACCTGATGATGAGATGCTCAGTATGGAGGAAATAATTCGAATATAAGAGTAAAGGATCCCTGTGAGTGGAACACCACCAAAGATGGCATCAATAAAATAGATTAATGTGTTATTGGAGGAGGTATCAGAACAGGCAAGTTTGAGGAGTTGAGGGACATTGCAAAAGAAATGAGGAATTTCCACATTTGTGCAGAAGGTAAGCTGTGACATCATCAAGTAGTGCAGCTGGGAGTCCAAAAGGCTGATTAAAAATGACACCAGGACCAACAAACCACAGAGGTGAAGGTTCATAATGACTGGGTAGTGAAGGGGGTGACAAATGGCCACCAACCGGTCATAAGCCATCACAGCCAGGAGTAAATCATCCAAAcatccaaaaaggaaaaaaaaggataccTGAGTTAGGCAGCCTACATAGCTGATGGATTTGCTGTGTGTCTGGAGGTTTGCCAGCATCTTGGGGACTGTAGTGGTGCTGAAACTGATGTCAGCCAATGACAGATTGgacaggaagaagtacatgggggtgtgaaggtGGGAGTCAGAGCTGACAGTCAGGATGATGAGTAAGTTGCCGAGCACAGTGGCCAGGTACATGGACAGGAACAGCCAAAAGAGGAGGGTCTGCATTTTTGGATGATCTGACAGGCCCAGGAGGAGGAATTCTGAGACACGTGTTAGATTCTGTGGTTCCATGTAGATGGGACACTTTTGAAAAGGAAGAGTGttgaataaacaaaaacaagaatacaGGCACCCAGCTAAATGTTCATATTTTGGATTCAAGCAATTCACAACTAAAGTATTTACAATTGAGGACTTTACGCACCATTACCTTCAGCAACATTTATCAGTTGCGAATTCTCTTTAGAACTCATTCCTTATTGATATCTGGGCTATTCACCTGTTTCTATATAGAACCACTTCAGAGCACTGGGCCAAAGAATATTATAAATCAAGGACATTTTGAGTCAAcaaatccatgaacacagtaaAGTATCTGCCCCATacatttgaaggaaaaatatgGAATAAGAAATATCCttctctctttaagaaaaaaaaattctaattaaaggATACTAAGCAGCAGTCAAATGTAATTTATCATGTCCAACACAGTGCAAGAAATGCTCTTGATTTGGAATGTAGCCCTTCAAAAGATAAAACCCCATTAGCTGGATTCTAAATTAAAGTAGAACGTTCATAATAAGATAGCGTTTTTGTATGCCAATTATCTTCCTTGGTTTTAATCCTTATTTGATTGTGCGACATTCAGCTTCCATGGATATAAGTATTCACTGATATGTGCGCATTGTCTGGTCAGTCTTTTCAAATATAactgaaatatatatgtatttggcCTTGATGGACTCAAAGTTTTGATAAATATGTTTTTTGTAAAGGCACAAAATCATATAGCATCACTGATTCCAAAGATGGTGTCAATTCAAAATGCACCAGTGGTTAAACAATAATTTCATTTTGATAAactctctatttttcattttctgccaGGTTATTTTCTATCAATGCTACAAAATCTCAGGAAAATAGATGAAGGTAAGCCcactttttgctgtttttgtttgtagTGGTTTGGTGAATGtcttaaatttgtttctaatCCTAAACATTTGCGAAGGGTTGTTTTCTCCTCAAATCTAACATCTTATGAACAGTTGCAATATTTAGAACCAAATCCAGGTTTGAAACCTTAAGTTGGCCTGCTTATCCCAGCATAAGAACTTTTAAGTCAATCCTTCCTTATAAGAGGTATTGCATTTCTCATAAATTGAGTAACCTGAAGGCAATCAGGTCTTCCTTTCTCCTGGCAGGTCAAAAAATgatttaatttggggaaaatgcaAATGGAAAAAGAGCAGAGAATACTATTACAAATACCAAGgtaattttctcacttgtaaaatgtatatatttattgaacatgcTTTATCAGGTTGCTATAAAAgtcaaattaaataataatgataatgtgCTTAGACAGTCATTCTCAATGCTATTTAATCATTATAATTACatgttaatctttaaaaatttactgaTGTGCTGGTCCCAACCTagaaccaattaaatcagaatctctacaTGTAAATACTTTGGTCACACTAACGCATAGCCAGGGTAGAGAACCATTACCAGACGTCTAATAAATACTCCATTAATGTTACCTAGTagtattattatgattattaccTACTActcatatgaaatatataaatatttaatcataCTTGCTTCAGAATTCATATTTATTGCTGACAAAAACTGAGGGCTTTTTTGCTACCTTTTCATGATCCCATTTTCTTGAACTTCAGTTGCCCAAATGCAAACACCGCTGTGAATTTAgtggatatattttcttttcaaggtTTCATTATATCGGCATTGATATAGATATCCATAAAACACTTTTCTTGGAAACTTACCTAAATTCTATCATAATATACCTATTGTTTCCTGAGAAATTCTCATTTGCCACAATGTTTTAAGTTTCTGTGAAGTACACACATCTATTTCAAACAATTTAAATGTGCATAGTATTGCCCAAGAGATGAACTtcactttatcttttaatttctttttataatattccTAATAAAATTCTTGTGCCCATCTCCATATCACACAAGTGAGAATTTCCATCAGATATACGCATAAAAGATAATTGTCATAAAAATCAATGCATGCACAAGTTTACTTATccatatttattttcctaatagAAAATGTAGACAAATTCAACTACATATTCTTATTGTCAAGGTTTTGAATCAGAAAGATCCCTCAAGTCTGTCTTGCAAGGGCCCTTCCATGATAGGTCCACATGAACATTCCCATCTTGTgtaggaaataatattttcctatCTCAGATTTCCAAAATGGGCTACAAAATTCATTACTATTTATAGAAAACCCTGTGATCTGCAATATTCATGAACTCAAGTGTAAACTACTTGACCCATTGCCTTAATTTACAGATGAACTCACCAAATCCCAAGAGAAAGAATCTATGGTTTTGCTTCTGCTTGCTCAGCTGCGACTAAAGCAggtttcaaaagaaaaaggatcATTCCACTCTGTTCAAGAGGAGAGAGCCCAGCGATGGCAGTCAGGAGACCTTTGTCTGAGTCCCACATCTTTCACCCACTAATTGTAGAGTTTCTCCAGCTCACTGTACTGGTGTTCCTTACCTAGAAGTGAGAAGCATAATATTCATTTCTAGGACATGTGTGGCACCTAAAGCTTTGGACTTCATAAATATTCACTCATGGTTTTAAACCAGAATTAGAATCATTATTGGAATAGTAGGTTTATTGATGAAACACAATCCCAAGAGAGTTTTAATTACCTTTCATTCTATTATATGGCAGAGAGATAGAAGCCTATCATCTCCTAGGGAATTCATTCATGGAAGGAGTGGAAATCCTAACACGTGTCTCAGTTCACACAGTAATGTTtactttcctctctctgtctcttttttatttttatgaatatctCCACAATTTTCTTATAGTTGAACATTGTAGATTCtattaaatggaaaatgatgGATCCCTTAGAAAATCCATGATGTAGATACAAGCactgttttatcttttgtttagTCCTACGTAACCTGGCTGGAAGGAATGAAAGCACAGGCAGGAAAGTACCCAGTGTGTGGAAGCCATATTGCCTGGGCTTTATTCCTGAGATCCAAGGGGTTTACCCAAAATACAAATGAGATTGTGCTGTTCTTGTACCCTATTCTTTGCCAAGCAATGATAGACTCTGAGGAATCAGAAATGAATGAGACTAAGTTGTTTCCCTTCAGGCATTAGAAATCTACCtgtaaaaggacaaaaataaaatattctctcaGGATCTAGAGAAAACCAAATCTTCAGCTCACAAGATATTTTAGTTGGATAGAAGATGccttgataataataatagtaactaaaaTTTACTTTCCCCTTACTATAAGCATCCATCACATATTCAGTCACATGTTCAGTACTCAGTTTGTCTAATTCATACTCAACATACTTGTATCAGTGGAGATCAATTCAGATGACAACGTCCATGCTCAGAGTTATTAAGAACCTTCCTAGTGTTGTATGGAAGTAAGTAAAACAGATATACTGAAAATTAGATGAGGCCCTTGCACAGAACGTGTCAATCTGTTTCTACGCACTTCAGAGAATTTAAGCAGAGGTCCAGAGGTCTCTTCTAAATTTCTCAATGTATATCTTTTAACTGTTTCTTATTTCCTAACTAAGAAAAGAACCGAATATCTTGACTGTATGTCTCCTTAGAGATCAAGAGAGGTTAAATTATAGGAATAGAGGAGGAAGTGGACATTGAAGCAAAATTCAGGAGCAGGAACTAGAGAGAGATCTGCCCTGAGTTATAAGGAGCTGACTCTGTAATCCTAACCTTGATCTCAGCCATTCTTCCTGTAGTTATGTAGCAGATTCAACCCTCTGGTATCTGGTGTGGTCTACCATGAATCTCCAAAGGGAAGAGCACTGTGAGCTGAGGTTTCTTCCTGGAGTTACAGGAAAGATATATATAGGTTGGGTTTGCCAGAATACTGTCTCGGTATCCTGCAAATGCAGTTCACTGTTTGGATTCAAACATGGCTTTGCCCCCTCCCTACCCCAAGGCCTGGTAAAAGTTGTGTAAAATGTTGTGCTCCTCTCCTCACCTTTAAAGTGATTATAATGCACGTTGCTCTCTTTTGGGGGTGGTAATGCAGATCAGACATAACAAGCTACATAAAACAAAGTTCAACACCTGGCGCTTGGATTCCCTAGGTAAAGATTTGTGATGTGGTGGCTACTGTCATCAttttcatcattatcatcatcatcaccttcaTGATCATTTTGAGTGCCTAGGGGACAGTTTAGAGGGAACTATTTCCTGCTCTGGTGGGGAAGATGTCTATGGGAGATGGAACCAGGGTGGGAGGAAAATAGAAATCTAAATCAGAGTTCTAGAATCCCCATCAGAACCAACAATATAAACTTGGTAGGGCTCTGAGCTGAGTGTTTGCATTTGGATGTCCTCTCCTCTGACTGTCCCAACTACCCTACTGGCTGCCCTCCCCTACCTGGTGTTTGTTGAGGGCTAAGGCTCTGTCCTCAGGACTGGCAGGAAGATCGACTCAGGTGTGGGTCTCTTGGTACAGACAACAACCTTGATGAGGGGAGACACACATATAGAGCCCACTGGACTGGAACTGGCTAACTGATGGGCTGGAAATCACAGCCTAATTATTTACAGCAGCATAGCCTTGAGAGCTCAATGCACACAGCATATAATTAGCTAAATTGGTTCATGTTGTCTCAGTCTCTGAGGACTTGCTTATTtagtgaaagaggaaaaggagaaaagtggaTGTACTAGGAAAAATCTCAGCCTTTCCTATTCTCAGCAGGAAGGTGACCTCTACTCCTTACTTCTGAATTCCAAGTTGCTTAAAACTCAAACACACTTTTTTCAATTAGAGAAAGCAGCATGTGACTTTTATATCTGCAAACCCATTGAATTAGTCAGGTGGTTTAGAGAGAAGTAGGTCTTGCATACCAAGAATCTGATAATATGCCTGTGTTCTCAACTAAGATTTGTATCTGTAAGGAgaatctcttatttttatttctatagtgCTGGTTGGGGGGTTTTGGTTTTAGGTGTTGGAGATTTATGTTTTTTGCTATTTTGAATGACATCCTGGTTCTAATTTTTCTGTTCAGTAGGTGTAGGTTGTTACATTAaaaactgtttattttacttatgtatttatgtattattggtgaggaagattgcccttgagctaacactgtgccagtcttcctccattcttTAGGTGGGACCCTGCCATGGCATagtttgatgaacagtgtgtaggtctgtgcctgggatccaaacctgagaacccagggccatgaagtggagtgtgtgaacttaaccactatgctaccaggatGGACACAACAACGGTTTATTTTGACATGTTTATCTTGTAACTTGATAGTTTGCTTAAATACTTCACGTGGTCTCAGAGATGTCTATGTTTGAAATATAGCCCAGGGCTATAGTCATCTCAAGGCTTGATTAGAAGAGTACCTGATTCCAAGCTCATTTACATGGCTGTTGACAGGATTCAATTCTTTGAGGGCCAGAAGATTCACTTAGTTTCTTGCCAGATTGGCCTCTCTATCAGGCAGTtgacaacatggcagctggcttccatcAGAGTCAGCTGGTAAGAGAGCAGGCGAGATGAAAGCTGAGTCTTTCTACACATTAATATTGGAAGGGACAACCCATATATTTCCAAATTATGTTCATTGGAAACAAATCATTGCATCCATCCATCACACTCAAGGAGATGTGTATATACAAGGGCATGAATACAGATGGAGGGGGGATTTGGATCATCTTTGAAGCTACCCACCACACAGACCTCATGCTCTATTGTGAAGTTGGCTCTAAGAAGAATAATATGATGGAGATGTTCCTGTGGTTTCCAGCATCATCTCCAACCCGTGACACCATCACCTTTTCAGGAAAAATTCCCTGAAGAAGAACTGGCACATGGAAGAATTTGCTCTGCTTTGGGTACGTCTGCAGATCCCACCGTGCTGTTCCTGGACATACAGACAGAAATCCCTCTAGTTTTTCCTAAAGCAGTAGAGTTCTTCCATCGATGTCATTAGTGTTCATCTGTGTTAGAGCAAGTAATAGCTATTCAGTGCCCAATTTGAACAAACATCTGATTTCTGCTCAACTAGAGAGGGTTCCTCTCtctctgaatatattttctttggaatattTGTGTTGAAGTCTTTAATGTCATGTGCTTTTGGCTTATAAAGTGTGATGTATGGGAGATGGTCTGTTGCAGCCTTTTACATCTTATCTTTGCAGTCCTACTGGCTCAGAGTTCTTTCTATGAGGAACTCAGATTGATTTCACATTAACTGATATGTAGAAAACTAGAATATATACCCGATTAAGTTAGGCATAAAATAAAAGACACtaattatgtgtgtgtgcctCAATGGCAGAGGAAAATTGGGGGGAGACAAAATGACCAAATGGCAGGAGTGTAGAGAAGGATTAGAGAAGACGTGAGTGGTGAGACATTTTAGATATTGTGATCACTGCCACACTGAGTTTAGAAGACATGATATGAAAACCAAAGATATGTTTGTGGGTTGTTTGTCTCTTTTTCCCAATACCCCCTACCTGC
This window harbors:
- the LOC106823644 gene encoding olfactory receptor 7E178-like, which translates into the protein MEPQNLTRVSEFLLLGLSDHPKMQTLLFWLFLSMYLATVLGNLLIILTVSSDSHLHTPMYFFLSNLSLADISFSTTTVPKMLANLQTHSKSISYVGCLTQVSFFFLFGCLDDLLLAVMAYDRLVAICHPLHYPVIMNLHLCGLLVLVSFLISLLDSQLHYLMMSQLTFCTNVEIPHFFCNVPQLLKLACSDTSSNNTLIYFIDAIFGGVPLTGILYSYIRIISSILSISSSGGKYKAFSTCGSHLSVVCLFYGTGLGVHLSSTVSSSLRKEAVASVMYTVVTPMLNPFIYSLRNTDIKNSLWRIVSRIA